One Ostrea edulis chromosome 2, xbOstEdul1.1, whole genome shotgun sequence genomic region harbors:
- the LOC125681180 gene encoding kinesin-like protein KIF14 isoform X2, whose translation MATTPASAQRSRSIKGKRVLPVVPGGTPREKSPSVTKSVTFNRQTVETSIGGTQSVTRLKHDPLSLSVSLSINEDISSMSSTEEESVLREKVPTPRQPSRLPVYRSPNASGGTPRSKSPPSWNSDNKENFLTPAKDARRVTLENHADLSSPDQLYGSNMRTPLRRYTLDDKILGTPECYSAVQMDLPRYEMMYDKETTLYEELEDSSSVTVAVRVRPYSTRELSDANVRCVVSMDGNETVVSSLLDSGHHYRFNFDFSFWSFDSSHREFAGQERVYRQLAQPLLVKAFEGYNTCLFAYGQTGSGKSYSIMGHGSEVGIIPRFCEELFSRAYHNQEVTRDSEMVKINVEISFFEIYNEKIHDLLASAKEKGGKKPTLKVREHPVLGPYVEGLSTYVVNSFEDVEGWITLGNKNRATAATGMNDKSSRSHSVFTLVLTQTRTEEIEGIQHDHSITSKINLVDLAGSERQSQAQTSGERLREGANINKSLLTLGKVISSLSEQSIMGSKKKKLFTPYRDSVLTWLLKESLGGNSKTAMIATISPSHHHIEETLSTLRYAKQARAIVNSARVNEDPKARMIRELKAEIDRLRSQSGVMNEDQQSASLAEISALKEKLAVREKEMEEMTRSWLEKLRLSEERKAEEAKQLEKAGITFKVDNKLPNLVNLNEDPQLSEMLLYVIKEGQTRVGRMCASSKHEIQLNGALIADNHCIINNEECVVSITPIDDSPTYVNGNLISEPSILHHGDRVILGGDHYFRFNHPIEVSNKQTTPAQQEMKDFEFAKQEVQRVQEARLQAELEEARKQAQEEMFQELEKAKREAEMEWNSRKTGYEDRLVELEQSRQEAQEFIQKLQKQKMLLEQEVLAGRKRQQLEAKAAEKVASQPDSARGSRLLEFLETEKQKAAQRIEEVKQRRSEMMSITRRNGFLESGKTDLYKVALLLREANKISQLLKKHTTFCRFDYLEDDRMKTKIKVTNTKLGVCTFWSIVKFEDKLMQMRDLYQNDADSSGDDELFNDPSDKWEQDLSSTPGRSPKSRIHRRSSMTSPYRSSVSGFNASLMKGSVSSLPECLSPRHPSTDSVLNIYKCHALTVMDSFQTDHMEESIADKITSSCGKIKNAVLRIRDYHSCFHNDSISEGLPYEVIPTDGLELVSNLQCLTTCSAVWSSLYMREQLQSAIIRDLTHKLKDQVKVIGNQVVLFFQGCEGEIESLIQESSCNIIENVMSVCRITGELALATDTRMVSLEVMQMDDSSTSDKVNAEVCQSFLMGCDELVDKSLQSAISSLEEMESKAQQLGDISAAKINLGEVPRSVEIIIGSARDLLEKCQEVQVEINMSIRDSFQSIPTSFYSMSYKRCRGLVTQISNLLETVNLLMQSVQPVVQGKDSDVRKLCRCAELIQKGALRLISMSSKDKVKDTDLSDASVLSDSQSEQLELAVKELCSATKSLIEQTEKVAQIETPSTTPRGKRLLPVSPDKALVSLKRNISIIRTPVGSGDIGQRRVRNQTESQ comes from the exons ATGGCCACTACACCAGCAAGTGCTCAAAGAAGTAGGTCTATCAAAGGAAAACGTGTTTTACCGGTGGTTCCAGGGGGTACACCGCGGGAGAAATCTCCGTCTGTGACCAAATCGGTCACCTTCAACCGACAGACCGTGGAAACATCAATTGGGGGAACACAGAGCGTAACTAGACTAAAACATGACCCTCTCAGTTTGTCAGTCAGCCTGTCAATTAATGAAGATATCTCCAGCATGTCTTCCACGGAGGAGGAGTCGGTGCTCCGTGAGAAAGTCCCCACCCCCAGGCAACCGAGCCGTCTCCCCGTGTACAGGTCTCCCAATGCCAGTGGGGGGACACCAAGATCAAAATCTCCTCCATCATGGAATTCagataataaagaaaattttcttACGCCAGCTAAGGATGCACGGCGTGTGACGTTGGAGAACCATGCAGACTTAAGCAGTCCGGACCAACTTTATGGCTCGAATATGAGGACACCACTCAGAAGATACACATTAGATGATAAGATTCTGGGAACACCAGAGTGTTACTCGGCTGTGCAAATGGATCTGCCTCGGTACGAAATGATGTATGATAAGGAGACAACCTTATACGAGGAACTTGAAGACAGTTCTAGTGTGACAGTAGCTGTTCGAGTTCGTCCCTACAGCACAAG AGAGTTGAGTGATGCAAATGTCCGTTGTGTGGTGTCGATGGATGGCAATGAGACTGTGGTCAGTTCTCTGTTGGATAGTGGTCACCACTACAGATTTAACTTTGACTTCTCCTTCTGGTCATTTGACAGTTCACACCGTGAATTTGCTGGTCAGGAGCGAGTGTATCGCCAGCTGGCCCAGCCCCTGCTGGTCAAGGCATTTGAGGGATACAACACCTGTCTGTTTGCTTATGGTCAAACAGGCAGTGGAAAAAGTTACAG CATTATGGGACACGGGAGTGAGGTGGGAATCATTCCCAGATTCTGTGAGGAGCTGTTTTCCCGAGCCTATCACAACCAGGAGGTCACCAGGGACTCAGAAATG GTAAAAATCAATGTGGAGATTTCTTTCTTTGAAATCTACAATGAGAAAATACATGATCTGCTGGCATCTGCCAAAGAGAAAGGAGGAAAGAAGCCTACG CTAAAAGTACGAGAACATCCTGTCCTAGGTCCCTATGTAGAAGGACTTTCTACATATGTTGTCAACTCATTTGAAGATGTTGAG GGATGGATAACACTCGGAAACAAGAATCGTGCCACAGCAGCAACAGGAATGAACGACAAGAGCAGTCGTTCACACTCAGTCTTCACGCTCGTTCTCACACAGACCAGG ACAGAGGAAATAGAAGGCATTCAACATGACCACTCCATCACCAGTAAAATTAATCTGGTAGATTTAGCTGGCAGTGAAAGGCAGTCACAGGCTCAAACTTCAGGGGAAAGACTCAGG GAAGGTGCTAATATCAACAAGTCCCTGTTAACCTTGGGGAAGGTAATTTCTTCTCTATCAGAGCAGTCCATTATGGGATCCAAGAAGAAAAAGTTGTTTACTCCATACCGGGACTCGGTTCTTACTTG GCTTCTGAAAGAGAGTTTAGGAGGAAATTCCAAGACAGCAATGATTGCGACCATTAGCCCATCCCATCACCACATTGAGGAGACACTCAGTACACTTCGATAT GCAAAGCAGGCCAGAGCCATTGTAAACTCAGCACGTGTCAATGAGGATCCCAAAGCTCGGATGATCAGAG AACTAAAGGCTGAGATTGACCGTCTACGGAGTCAGAGTGGTGTTATGAATGAGGATCAGCAGTCAGCCAGTTTGGCGGAGATTTCAGCCCTCAAGGAAAAGCTGGCTGTCAGGGAGAAGGAGATGGAGGAGATGACGAG ATCGTGGTTGGAGAAGCTGAGGCTCTCAGAAGAAAGAAAGGCAGAGGAGGCCAAGCAGTTGGAg AAAGCTGGCATAACTTTCAAGGTGGACAATAAACTGCCAAACCTAGTGAATCTGAATGAAGACCCCCAACTGTCGGAGATGTTATTGTATGTCATTAAGGAGGGGCAGACCAGGGTTGGGAGGATGTGTGCAAGCTCTAAACACGAGATCCAGCTTAACGGAGCACTCATAGCCGATAACCATTG TATCATAAACAATGAGGAATGTGTTGTAAGCATCACTCCAATTGATGACTCCCCCACCTATGTCAATGGCAATCTCATCTCGGAGCCGAGCATACTACATCAC ggTGACAGAGTGATTCTGGGTGGAGATCATTATTTcag GTTCAACCATCCAATAGAAGTGAGCAACAAACAGACTACACCTGCTCAGCAGGAGATGAAAGATTTTGAGTTTGCCAAACAGGAAGTGCAGAGAGTGCAAGAAGCCAG ATTACAAGCTGAGCTGGAGGAGGCCAGGAAGCAGGCCCAGGAGGAGATGTTCCAGGAGCTGGAGAAAGCGAAGAGGGAGGCTGAGATGGAGTGGAACTCGCGGAAAACAGGGTACGAAGACCGGCTGGTTGAACTGGAGCAGTCAAGACAGGAGGCTCAGGAGTTTATACAGAaactacaaaaacaaaaaatg CTATTGGAACAGGAAGTATTAGCTGGCAGAAAGCGACAGCAGTTAGAGGCCAAAGCCGCAGAGAAA GTTGCTAGCCAGCCAGATTCTGCCAGAGGCTCTCGTCTATTAGAGTTTCTTGAGACTGAGAAACAGAAAGCAGCCCAGAGAATTGAAGAGGTGAAGCAGAGGCGATCAGAGATGATGTCCATTACACGACGAAATGGTTTCCTGGAGTCGGGGAAAACTGACCTGTATAAGGTGGCTCTGTTGCTGAGAGAGGCCAACAAAATAAGCCAGCTGCTGAAGAAACATACG ACATTCTGTAGATTTGATTATCTGGAGGATGACAGAATGAAAACCAAGATCAAAGTGACCAACACCAAGCTGGGGGTCTGTACATTCTGGTCTATTGTCAAGTTTGAGGACAAACTGATGCAGATGAGAGATTTATACCAG AATGATGCCGACAGCTCTGGTGATGATGAGTTATTCAATGATCCCAGTGATAAATGGGAGCAGGATCTCTCCAGCACTCCAGGGAGATCACCAAAAAG CCGTATTCATCGCCGATCCTCGATGACGTCACCATACAGATCAAGTGTTTCCGGTTTCAATGCCAgtctcatgaaag GTTCTGTAAGCAGTCTACCAGAGTGCCTGAGTCCTCGTCATCCTTCCACAGACTCTGTACTTAACATCTACAAATGTCATGCACTGACAGTCATGGACAGTTTCCAGA CTGACCACATGGAGGAGAGTATAGCAGACAAAATCACTAGTTCCTGTGGTAAAATTAAGAATGCTGTTCTGAGGATACGAGACTACCACAGCTGTTTTCATAATGACAGTATTTCAG AAGGTCTACCATATGAAGTGATTCCCACAGATGGACTTGAACTGGTGTCCAACCTCCAGTGTTTGACCACTTGTTCTGCTGTATGGTCCTCCTTGTACATGAGGGAGCAGCTTCAGTCAGCCATTATACGCGACCTCACCCACAAACTCAAGGACCAAGTCAAGGTTATAGGAAACCAAGTGGTTCTCTTCTTCCAG GGTTGTGAGGGTGAGATAGAAAGTCTGATCCAGGAATCCAGCTGTAATATAATAGAGAATGTGATGAGTGTTTGTCGTATTACTGGAGAGCTGGCCCTGGCTACAGACACTAGAATGGTCAGTCTGGAGGTCATGCAGATGGATGATTCTTCTACTTCAGACAAG GTAAATGCAGAGGTGTGCCAGTCATTCCTAATGGGTTGTGATGAACTGGTGGACAAGAGTTTACAGAGTGCCATATCTTCATTGGAAGAAATGGAGTCTAAGGCTCAACAACTGGGGGACATCTCAGCAGCCAAAATT AACTTAGGAGAAGTACCTAGAAGTGTTGAAATTATAATTGGCTCTGCCAGAGATCTGCTAGAAAAGTGTCAGGAAGTTCAA GTGGAGATAAACATGAGCATTCGGGATAGTTTTCAGTCTATCCCCACCTCCTTCTACAGTATGAGCTACAAGCGATGTCGTGGTCTAGTGACCCAGATAAGTAATCTTTTGGAGACTGTGAACCTTTTGATGCAGAGTGTTCAGCCTGTTGTGCAAG GCAAGGACAGTGATGTCAGAAAACTGTGTAGGTGTGCTGAGTTAATACAGAAAGGTGCTTTACGGTTAATCTCTATGTCCTCTAAAGACAAGGTCAAGGACACTGACCTCTCAGATGCTTCTGTGCTATCAGACTCACAGTCTGAACAACTGGAGCTTGCAGTGAAAGAACTGTGTTCAGCAACCAAATCTCTCATTGAACAGACTGAAAAAGTTGCTCAGATCGAGACCCCCAGCACCACCCCTCGGGGAAAACGTCTGTTACCCGTGTCTCCTGATAAAGCTCTGGTATCTCTCAAGAGGAACATTTCTATAATTAGAACTCCTGTAGGAAGTGGGGACATAGGCCAGAGACGAGTTAGAAATCAAACTGAATCTCAGTGA
- the LOC125681180 gene encoding kinesin-like protein KIF14 isoform X1, with amino-acid sequence MATTPASAQRSRSIKGKRVLPVVPGGTPREKSPSVTKSVTFNRQTVETSIGGTQSVTRLKHDPLSLSVSLSINEDISSMSSTEEESVLREKVPTPRQPSRLPVYRSPNASGGTPRSKSPPSWNSDNKENFLTPAKDARRVTLENHADLSSPDQLYGSNMRTPLRRYTLDDKILGTPECYSAVQMDLPRYEMMYDKETTLYEELEDSSSVTVAVRVRPYSTRELSDANVRCVVSMDGNETVVSSLLDSGHHYRFNFDFSFWSFDSSHREFAGQERVYRQLAQPLLVKAFEGYNTCLFAYGQTGSGKSYSIMGHGSEVGIIPRFCEELFSRAYHNQEVTRDSEMVKINVEISFFEIYNEKIHDLLASAKEKGGKKPTLKVREHPVLGPYVEGLSTYVVNSFEDVEGWITLGNKNRATAATGMNDKSSRSHSVFTLVLTQTRDLMCDTETEEIEGIQHDHSITSKINLVDLAGSERQSQAQTSGERLREGANINKSLLTLGKVISSLSEQSIMGSKKKKLFTPYRDSVLTWLLKESLGGNSKTAMIATISPSHHHIEETLSTLRYAKQARAIVNSARVNEDPKARMIRELKAEIDRLRSQSGVMNEDQQSASLAEISALKEKLAVREKEMEEMTRSWLEKLRLSEERKAEEAKQLEKAGITFKVDNKLPNLVNLNEDPQLSEMLLYVIKEGQTRVGRMCASSKHEIQLNGALIADNHCIINNEECVVSITPIDDSPTYVNGNLISEPSILHHGDRVILGGDHYFRFNHPIEVSNKQTTPAQQEMKDFEFAKQEVQRVQEARLQAELEEARKQAQEEMFQELEKAKREAEMEWNSRKTGYEDRLVELEQSRQEAQEFIQKLQKQKMLLEQEVLAGRKRQQLEAKAAEKVASQPDSARGSRLLEFLETEKQKAAQRIEEVKQRRSEMMSITRRNGFLESGKTDLYKVALLLREANKISQLLKKHTTFCRFDYLEDDRMKTKIKVTNTKLGVCTFWSIVKFEDKLMQMRDLYQNDADSSGDDELFNDPSDKWEQDLSSTPGRSPKSRIHRRSSMTSPYRSSVSGFNASLMKGSVSSLPECLSPRHPSTDSVLNIYKCHALTVMDSFQTDHMEESIADKITSSCGKIKNAVLRIRDYHSCFHNDSISEGLPYEVIPTDGLELVSNLQCLTTCSAVWSSLYMREQLQSAIIRDLTHKLKDQVKVIGNQVVLFFQGCEGEIESLIQESSCNIIENVMSVCRITGELALATDTRMVSLEVMQMDDSSTSDKVNAEVCQSFLMGCDELVDKSLQSAISSLEEMESKAQQLGDISAAKINLGEVPRSVEIIIGSARDLLEKCQEVQVEINMSIRDSFQSIPTSFYSMSYKRCRGLVTQISNLLETVNLLMQSVQPVVQGKDSDVRKLCRCAELIQKGALRLISMSSKDKVKDTDLSDASVLSDSQSEQLELAVKELCSATKSLIEQTEKVAQIETPSTTPRGKRLLPVSPDKALVSLKRNISIIRTPVGSGDIGQRRVRNQTESQ; translated from the exons ATGGCCACTACACCAGCAAGTGCTCAAAGAAGTAGGTCTATCAAAGGAAAACGTGTTTTACCGGTGGTTCCAGGGGGTACACCGCGGGAGAAATCTCCGTCTGTGACCAAATCGGTCACCTTCAACCGACAGACCGTGGAAACATCAATTGGGGGAACACAGAGCGTAACTAGACTAAAACATGACCCTCTCAGTTTGTCAGTCAGCCTGTCAATTAATGAAGATATCTCCAGCATGTCTTCCACGGAGGAGGAGTCGGTGCTCCGTGAGAAAGTCCCCACCCCCAGGCAACCGAGCCGTCTCCCCGTGTACAGGTCTCCCAATGCCAGTGGGGGGACACCAAGATCAAAATCTCCTCCATCATGGAATTCagataataaagaaaattttcttACGCCAGCTAAGGATGCACGGCGTGTGACGTTGGAGAACCATGCAGACTTAAGCAGTCCGGACCAACTTTATGGCTCGAATATGAGGACACCACTCAGAAGATACACATTAGATGATAAGATTCTGGGAACACCAGAGTGTTACTCGGCTGTGCAAATGGATCTGCCTCGGTACGAAATGATGTATGATAAGGAGACAACCTTATACGAGGAACTTGAAGACAGTTCTAGTGTGACAGTAGCTGTTCGAGTTCGTCCCTACAGCACAAG AGAGTTGAGTGATGCAAATGTCCGTTGTGTGGTGTCGATGGATGGCAATGAGACTGTGGTCAGTTCTCTGTTGGATAGTGGTCACCACTACAGATTTAACTTTGACTTCTCCTTCTGGTCATTTGACAGTTCACACCGTGAATTTGCTGGTCAGGAGCGAGTGTATCGCCAGCTGGCCCAGCCCCTGCTGGTCAAGGCATTTGAGGGATACAACACCTGTCTGTTTGCTTATGGTCAAACAGGCAGTGGAAAAAGTTACAG CATTATGGGACACGGGAGTGAGGTGGGAATCATTCCCAGATTCTGTGAGGAGCTGTTTTCCCGAGCCTATCACAACCAGGAGGTCACCAGGGACTCAGAAATG GTAAAAATCAATGTGGAGATTTCTTTCTTTGAAATCTACAATGAGAAAATACATGATCTGCTGGCATCTGCCAAAGAGAAAGGAGGAAAGAAGCCTACG CTAAAAGTACGAGAACATCCTGTCCTAGGTCCCTATGTAGAAGGACTTTCTACATATGTTGTCAACTCATTTGAAGATGTTGAG GGATGGATAACACTCGGAAACAAGAATCGTGCCACAGCAGCAACAGGAATGAACGACAAGAGCAGTCGTTCACACTCAGTCTTCACGCTCGTTCTCACACAGACCAGG GACTTAATGTGTGATACAGAG ACAGAGGAAATAGAAGGCATTCAACATGACCACTCCATCACCAGTAAAATTAATCTGGTAGATTTAGCTGGCAGTGAAAGGCAGTCACAGGCTCAAACTTCAGGGGAAAGACTCAGG GAAGGTGCTAATATCAACAAGTCCCTGTTAACCTTGGGGAAGGTAATTTCTTCTCTATCAGAGCAGTCCATTATGGGATCCAAGAAGAAAAAGTTGTTTACTCCATACCGGGACTCGGTTCTTACTTG GCTTCTGAAAGAGAGTTTAGGAGGAAATTCCAAGACAGCAATGATTGCGACCATTAGCCCATCCCATCACCACATTGAGGAGACACTCAGTACACTTCGATAT GCAAAGCAGGCCAGAGCCATTGTAAACTCAGCACGTGTCAATGAGGATCCCAAAGCTCGGATGATCAGAG AACTAAAGGCTGAGATTGACCGTCTACGGAGTCAGAGTGGTGTTATGAATGAGGATCAGCAGTCAGCCAGTTTGGCGGAGATTTCAGCCCTCAAGGAAAAGCTGGCTGTCAGGGAGAAGGAGATGGAGGAGATGACGAG ATCGTGGTTGGAGAAGCTGAGGCTCTCAGAAGAAAGAAAGGCAGAGGAGGCCAAGCAGTTGGAg AAAGCTGGCATAACTTTCAAGGTGGACAATAAACTGCCAAACCTAGTGAATCTGAATGAAGACCCCCAACTGTCGGAGATGTTATTGTATGTCATTAAGGAGGGGCAGACCAGGGTTGGGAGGATGTGTGCAAGCTCTAAACACGAGATCCAGCTTAACGGAGCACTCATAGCCGATAACCATTG TATCATAAACAATGAGGAATGTGTTGTAAGCATCACTCCAATTGATGACTCCCCCACCTATGTCAATGGCAATCTCATCTCGGAGCCGAGCATACTACATCAC ggTGACAGAGTGATTCTGGGTGGAGATCATTATTTcag GTTCAACCATCCAATAGAAGTGAGCAACAAACAGACTACACCTGCTCAGCAGGAGATGAAAGATTTTGAGTTTGCCAAACAGGAAGTGCAGAGAGTGCAAGAAGCCAG ATTACAAGCTGAGCTGGAGGAGGCCAGGAAGCAGGCCCAGGAGGAGATGTTCCAGGAGCTGGAGAAAGCGAAGAGGGAGGCTGAGATGGAGTGGAACTCGCGGAAAACAGGGTACGAAGACCGGCTGGTTGAACTGGAGCAGTCAAGACAGGAGGCTCAGGAGTTTATACAGAaactacaaaaacaaaaaatg CTATTGGAACAGGAAGTATTAGCTGGCAGAAAGCGACAGCAGTTAGAGGCCAAAGCCGCAGAGAAA GTTGCTAGCCAGCCAGATTCTGCCAGAGGCTCTCGTCTATTAGAGTTTCTTGAGACTGAGAAACAGAAAGCAGCCCAGAGAATTGAAGAGGTGAAGCAGAGGCGATCAGAGATGATGTCCATTACACGACGAAATGGTTTCCTGGAGTCGGGGAAAACTGACCTGTATAAGGTGGCTCTGTTGCTGAGAGAGGCCAACAAAATAAGCCAGCTGCTGAAGAAACATACG ACATTCTGTAGATTTGATTATCTGGAGGATGACAGAATGAAAACCAAGATCAAAGTGACCAACACCAAGCTGGGGGTCTGTACATTCTGGTCTATTGTCAAGTTTGAGGACAAACTGATGCAGATGAGAGATTTATACCAG AATGATGCCGACAGCTCTGGTGATGATGAGTTATTCAATGATCCCAGTGATAAATGGGAGCAGGATCTCTCCAGCACTCCAGGGAGATCACCAAAAAG CCGTATTCATCGCCGATCCTCGATGACGTCACCATACAGATCAAGTGTTTCCGGTTTCAATGCCAgtctcatgaaag GTTCTGTAAGCAGTCTACCAGAGTGCCTGAGTCCTCGTCATCCTTCCACAGACTCTGTACTTAACATCTACAAATGTCATGCACTGACAGTCATGGACAGTTTCCAGA CTGACCACATGGAGGAGAGTATAGCAGACAAAATCACTAGTTCCTGTGGTAAAATTAAGAATGCTGTTCTGAGGATACGAGACTACCACAGCTGTTTTCATAATGACAGTATTTCAG AAGGTCTACCATATGAAGTGATTCCCACAGATGGACTTGAACTGGTGTCCAACCTCCAGTGTTTGACCACTTGTTCTGCTGTATGGTCCTCCTTGTACATGAGGGAGCAGCTTCAGTCAGCCATTATACGCGACCTCACCCACAAACTCAAGGACCAAGTCAAGGTTATAGGAAACCAAGTGGTTCTCTTCTTCCAG GGTTGTGAGGGTGAGATAGAAAGTCTGATCCAGGAATCCAGCTGTAATATAATAGAGAATGTGATGAGTGTTTGTCGTATTACTGGAGAGCTGGCCCTGGCTACAGACACTAGAATGGTCAGTCTGGAGGTCATGCAGATGGATGATTCTTCTACTTCAGACAAG GTAAATGCAGAGGTGTGCCAGTCATTCCTAATGGGTTGTGATGAACTGGTGGACAAGAGTTTACAGAGTGCCATATCTTCATTGGAAGAAATGGAGTCTAAGGCTCAACAACTGGGGGACATCTCAGCAGCCAAAATT AACTTAGGAGAAGTACCTAGAAGTGTTGAAATTATAATTGGCTCTGCCAGAGATCTGCTAGAAAAGTGTCAGGAAGTTCAA GTGGAGATAAACATGAGCATTCGGGATAGTTTTCAGTCTATCCCCACCTCCTTCTACAGTATGAGCTACAAGCGATGTCGTGGTCTAGTGACCCAGATAAGTAATCTTTTGGAGACTGTGAACCTTTTGATGCAGAGTGTTCAGCCTGTTGTGCAAG GCAAGGACAGTGATGTCAGAAAACTGTGTAGGTGTGCTGAGTTAATACAGAAAGGTGCTTTACGGTTAATCTCTATGTCCTCTAAAGACAAGGTCAAGGACACTGACCTCTCAGATGCTTCTGTGCTATCAGACTCACAGTCTGAACAACTGGAGCTTGCAGTGAAAGAACTGTGTTCAGCAACCAAATCTCTCATTGAACAGACTGAAAAAGTTGCTCAGATCGAGACCCCCAGCACCACCCCTCGGGGAAAACGTCTGTTACCCGTGTCTCCTGATAAAGCTCTGGTATCTCTCAAGAGGAACATTTCTATAATTAGAACTCCTGTAGGAAGTGGGGACATAGGCCAGAGACGAGTTAGAAATCAAACTGAATCTCAGTGA